A stretch of Blautia liquoris DNA encodes these proteins:
- a CDS encoding translation factor GTPase family protein, with amino-acid sequence MIKNTKKLVLGILAHVDAGKTTLAESMLYLTGSIRKLGRVDHKDAFLDTYELEKNRGITIFSKQAVFISGDREVTLLDTPGHVDFSAEMERTLQILDYAVLVISGADGVQGHVETLWKLLKKYKIPTFLFINKMDQPGTDRGRLMEELQRRLDERCVDFTGCPGQEEFLENLAMCDEIVLDEYLKKGSISEKKITGLITQRKVFPCYFGSALKVQGVRELLDGVTSYTHCLDYPDEFGARVYKISRDDSGIRLTHLKVTGGCLKVKMLLTNRSGDIDKDPDGTAVWEEKADQIRIYSGSDYRMEKEVPAGTVCAVTGLSSTYSGQGLGFERHSEEIPVLEPVLTYQILFPEGTDQHRMLRRLRDLEEEEPLLHIVWNEELQEIHAQVMGEVQIEILKDLIRERYGVTAGFGSRKIVYKETIENTVEGVGHFEPLRHYAEVHLLMKPGDPGSGLVFSSSCSEDILDKNWQRLILTHLQEKSYRGVLTGSEITDMKITLLTGRSHIKHTEGGDFRQATYRAVRQGLMQAKSVLLEPYYAYRLEIPVDMLGRAISDVQRMGGSFSEPETQNDFSIITGEVPVSTMQNYQREVTAYTRGRGSLSLLVKGYKRCHNANEVIAKKSYDPDKDQENPSSSVFCAHGSGFLVPWNQVRDYMHIKTDDIGQDRSWNTGDSGDSLRSENAGKSLKLDRELKDIFERTYGTTQRKKNGYAKTIRTAGQREEKKNYGKEKEESRRPEYLLVDGYNIIFSWEELSDLAAYDLGAARSKLMDILSNYQGYKNNTLILVFDAYKVEGNAEKTMKYDDIYVVYTKEAETADQYIEKAVHRMEHRYNLTVATSDALEQIIIMGQGAIRMSAMELKEEIQTANIEISTTYLNRQPHSKNYLFDHLPKDLVELMEEIRLGKKNRKNNPQKKKK; translated from the coding sequence ATGATTAAAAATACAAAAAAGTTGGTGCTTGGGATACTGGCTCATGTGGATGCCGGGAAGACGACACTGGCAGAGAGCATGCTATATCTGACCGGAAGTATACGAAAACTGGGTCGGGTCGACCATAAGGATGCGTTCTTGGATACTTATGAATTGGAGAAAAACCGTGGAATTACCATATTTTCCAAGCAGGCAGTGTTCATTTCTGGGGATCGGGAAGTGACTTTACTTGACACCCCGGGACATGTGGACTTTTCAGCGGAAATGGAGCGGACGCTGCAGATCCTGGATTATGCCGTGCTGGTTATCAGCGGAGCCGATGGGGTACAAGGGCATGTGGAAACTCTCTGGAAACTATTAAAGAAATATAAGATTCCGACCTTTTTGTTTATCAATAAGATGGACCAGCCAGGGACAGATCGCGGACGCCTCATGGAAGAGCTTCAGCGAAGGCTTGATGAACGATGCGTGGATTTTACGGGCTGTCCGGGGCAGGAAGAATTTCTGGAAAATCTGGCGATGTGTGATGAGATTGTTTTGGACGAGTACCTGAAAAAAGGCAGTATATCCGAGAAGAAAATCACCGGGCTGATCACACAGAGAAAGGTTTTCCCCTGCTATTTTGGGTCTGCACTGAAAGTGCAAGGTGTCCGGGAACTGTTGGATGGGGTTACGTCTTACACTCATTGTCTGGACTATCCCGATGAGTTTGGGGCCCGGGTATATAAGATCAGCAGAGATGATTCAGGTATAAGACTGACACACTTGAAAGTGACAGGAGGATGTCTGAAGGTAAAGATGCTTCTGACAAATCGGTCCGGTGACATTGATAAAGATCCGGATGGCACTGCTGTCTGGGAAGAGAAAGCAGATCAGATCCGTATTTATTCCGGTTCTGATTATCGCATGGAAAAAGAGGTGCCGGCAGGAACGGTCTGCGCTGTCACTGGGCTTAGCAGCACATATTCCGGGCAAGGCCTGGGCTTTGAAAGACACAGCGAAGAGATTCCGGTATTGGAACCGGTTCTGACTTATCAGATTCTGTTCCCGGAGGGAACAGATCAACATCGGATGCTCCGGAGACTTCGAGATCTGGAGGAAGAAGAGCCCCTTCTTCATATCGTATGGAATGAAGAGCTGCAAGAGATTCACGCACAGGTGATGGGGGAAGTTCAAATTGAGATACTAAAAGATTTGATCCGGGAGAGATACGGCGTGACTGCCGGTTTTGGATCCAGAAAGATTGTGTATAAGGAGACGATTGAGAATACGGTGGAAGGGGTCGGGCATTTTGAGCCTCTCAGACACTATGCAGAGGTACATCTTCTGATGAAGCCAGGGGATCCTGGCAGTGGTCTTGTGTTTTCAAGCAGCTGCAGCGAGGATATTCTCGATAAGAATTGGCAGAGACTCATTCTCACACATCTGCAGGAGAAAAGCTATCGTGGTGTTTTGACGGGATCCGAGATTACCGATATGAAGATTACGCTGCTGACTGGGCGTTCACACATCAAGCACACGGAGGGCGGTGATTTTCGGCAGGCGACGTATCGCGCGGTGCGCCAGGGGTTGATGCAGGCAAAATCTGTGCTGCTGGAACCATATTATGCATATCGGCTGGAGATACCAGTCGATATGCTTGGAAGGGCGATCTCGGATGTGCAGAGAATGGGCGGCAGTTTTTCGGAGCCGGAGACACAGAATGATTTTTCCATAATCACTGGTGAAGTGCCGGTGAGTACCATGCAGAATTACCAGAGAGAAGTGACAGCATATACAAGAGGCAGGGGCAGTCTGTCTCTTTTGGTAAAAGGCTATAAGCGATGCCACAATGCGAATGAAGTCATAGCCAAGAAAAGTTATGACCCGGATAAAGATCAGGAAAATCCGTCATCTTCCGTCTTTTGTGCCCATGGGTCCGGTTTTTTGGTTCCATGGAATCAAGTTCGTGATTATATGCACATCAAAACGGATGATATCGGACAAGATCGTTCCTGGAACACGGGAGACAGTGGGGATTCCCTGCGCAGTGAAAATGCCGGAAAAAGTCTGAAACTGGACAGGGAACTAAAGGATATCTTCGAGCGGACTTATGGTACCACCCAGAGAAAGAAAAACGGGTATGCAAAGACCATTCGCACGGCCGGGCAGCGAGAAGAAAAAAAGAATTATGGCAAAGAAAAAGAGGAGAGCAGGAGACCGGAGTATCTGCTGGTGGATGGATATAATATTATCTTTTCCTGGGAGGAACTAAGCGACCTTGCAGCATATGATCTGGGCGCTGCGAGATCAAAGCTGATGGACATACTTTCCAATTATCAGGGATACAAGAATAATACGCTGATTCTGGTTTTTGATGCCTATAAGGTGGAAGGAAATGCAGAAAAGACGATGAAATATGATGACATCTATGTGGTGTATACGAAGGAAGCGGAGACAGCAGATCAATATATCGAAAAAGCTGTACACAGAATGGAACACAGATATAACTTGACGGTTGCGACCTCGGATGCGCTGGAACAGATTATCATCATGGGACAAGGGGCCATCCGAATGTCCGCGATGGAATTAAAAGAAGAGATTCAGACCGCAAATATCGAGATTTCCACTACTTATCTGAACAGACAGCCGCACAGTAAAAACTATTTATTCGATCATCTGCCCAAAGATCTGGTGGAGTTGATGGAAGAGATTCGTCTGGGGAAAAAGAACCGAAAGAATAATCCGCAAAAGAAAAAGAAATAA